The Pyrus communis chromosome 8, drPyrComm1.1, whole genome shotgun sequence region AAACTAATGTATCCTACATCATCAGCAGTCAACACACTTCTTCCATCATAGGAATGGGTATGTAAGTGTGTTTCTTCTTGAATCTAGCcaaaccagtttgcctattgaacctagaccatAGGATTTCCAATCAACTAGGTTAGGTTTCCATTTGACAGTTTCATTTTACTCTATTGGCTTTAAACCCATTCCCTTCGATGTATGCTTAACTTGCTTTCTAGACAAACCTTTAGTAAGCAGATCCGCAATATTATCTTTTGACTTAACATAGTCAATACAAATTACACCACTAGAGAGccattgctttattgtattatgcCTTCGTCTAATTTGTCTAGACTTCCCATTGTATACACTATTTTTAGCTCGATATTGTATAGCTAAACTATCACAGTGCATACATATTGCTGTTACAGGTTTAAGCCATATGGGAACATCCTCCAAAAATCTCTTAGCCACTCAGCTTCTCCTCCAGCCATATCAAGAGCTATAAATTCCGATTCCATAGTTGATCGGGCTATGCATGTTTGTTTAGAAGATTTCCAAGATATTGCTGCTCCTCCCAAAGTaaatacatatccacttgtggatTTTGTATCATTACTATCCGATATCCAATTCGCATCAGTAAATCCTTCAAGCATAGGAGGATACCTTGTATAATGCAATCCATAATTCATTGTATGCTTTAAGTATCTCAATACTCGAATTAAAGCTTCCCAATGATCATGCCCAGGATTACATGTATATCTACTCAGTCTACTCACTGAATATGCTATATCAGGCCTTGTACAGTTCATAATGTACATAAGACTTCCAATAACTTGTGAGTATTCACGTTGAGATATAGCATCACCTCTATTTTTCTTAAGTTTGCTATTGGCATCAAAAGGAGTAATTTCATCTTTACTTTGCAAATGACCATATTTTCTAAGTGTAGCTTCTATATAATGGGACTGTGTAAGAATATATCcttcttggtttctttttatttttacatcaagaatcacatcagctaatccaagatctttcatatTGAAACTTGATTTCAATATCTTTTTGGTCCAATTTATTATCTCTTTGTTAGTTCCCATTATaagcatatcatctacatataaacacaacataacgtaagcattattttgagtttttgtgtagACACACTTATCACACTCGTTTATCTTAAAATCGTGTGTTATCATAACATGGTCAAATTTTTCATGTCATTGCTTTGGAGCTTGTTTAAGCCCATATAGTGATTTCACAAGTTTACAAACTTTGTGCTCTTGACCTTTAACCACAAACCCCTCGGGttgttccatatatatttcctcATCTAAGTCTCCATTTAAGAATGCAgtctttacatccatttgatgtatttcCATGTTATGGAGTGCAGCTATAGCAATCAACAGTCTTATTGACGTAATTCTCGTTACAGGCGAGTATGTATCAAAGAAATCCAAACCATGTTTTTGACGGTATCCTTTAGCTACCAAACGAGCCTTATATTTGTCAATCGTACCATCaggttttaatttcttcttaaagATCCATTTGTACCCAATTGGCTTATTGCCAGGGGGCAAATCGACTAATTCCCATGTATGATTTTGCATAATGGAATCTATCTCACTGTTAACCGTATCCTTCCAAAATGGAGCTTCAGGAGTGGACATGGCCTCCTTGAATGATTGAGGTTCTGTCTCGGTTAATAAGGTCACAAAATCAGGCCCAAAGTCCTTTcgaatttttgtccttttactccttctaggttcaagttcttctttttcttgaactctAGACGAGGATGAACCATCATCATGTTCTCTAGGTTCGTCATTAACCTCAGATACATCATCATGTAATctctttttcaataaattagacTTGCCTATTTTGTATGGAAATATATCCTCAAAAAATATTGCATTTATAGATTCTATAATAGTATTGACATGTATATCACTGACTTCAGAATGAAAAACTAAGAATCTATAAGCTGAACTATTAGatgcaaaaccaataaaaacacaatctatagTTTTAGGCCCTAATTTTGTTCTCTTTGGCAATGGGACTTGTACTTTTGCCAGGCAACCCCACACTTTAAGCAATTTAAACGTTGGGGTTCTTCCTTTCCATAATTCATATGGTGACTCCTTTCTCGTTTTAGGTGGAATtcgattcaaaattttatttgcagtAAGTAAAGCTTCACCCCACAAATTGTGTGGAAGCCCAGAGCTATTCAACATAGAATTGATCATGTCTTTAAAAGTCCTATTTTTCCATTCGGCAACACcgttttgttgtggtgtataaGGGGCTGTTGTTTGATGAATTATGCCATGTGTGGCACAAAATTCAGCAAAGGCATGAGACTCATATTCTCCTTCCCTATCGGACCTTAAGACTTTAATCTTCTTGTTAAGTTGATTCTCAACTTCTGCCTTATATGTCTTAAACATATCCAAGGTCTCATCTTACTATGaagtaaataaacataacaATACTTACTGAAATCATCTATAAATGTTACATAATAGTTCTTTCCACCAAGAGTTGGATATGATCTAAAATCACACAAGTCACTATGAATTAAATCTAATAAACCATTGGACTTTTCATGCACTGATTTAAAGCTTTGACTCGCAAATTTCGATTATGTACAAGTCTCACATTTAACATTATCTAGATAATCAATTTTGGGCAGCAAACCTAAATTATGCATTCTAAAAAGTGAACGAAAATTTACATGTCCTAACCTAGAGTGCCATAAATTAGACGAATCAACAATATAAGCAGAagcattatttatttcattcataACATTAGCAAGTACATTTAGTTTGAATAATCCATCAGCAAGGTAACCCTTCCCTACAAACATTCCCCCTTTAGTTAGTACAAACTTATTGGACTCAAAAACTAGTTTGAATCCTTTATTACTAATGATAGGACCAGAAACAAGATTCTTCCTTATATCGGGGACATGTAGCACATCAAGGAGGGTTAATTCCTTTCCAGAAGTGAATTTCAGAACACATTTCCCTATTCCAGCCACAACAGATGCGGATGCATTTCCCATAAACAGCTGCTCGTTTCCCTCGATTTTCTGGTACGAAGAGAACATATTTCTGTCACCATACACATGGCGAGTTGCACCGGTATCTATCCACCAATCAGCGTGATCAGATACAAGGTTTATTTCAGAAATCATTGCAGCCAAAGCATCCACATTGTTTTCAATCAGGTTTGCGCGGTTGTTGTTGCCTTGATTTCCAGGACCTTGATCCCTTCGATAGCGACATTCTTGAGCCCTATGGCCTTACTTTCCACAAACCCAACAACTTCccttgattttcttgaagtctTTGCCTTTCGCACCAGagacaaagtgtttttccttcttcttagtttTCTGGAACTTCGGCCTTTGCTTTGATGAACTTCCTTCAACAACATTCGCCTTGGCTTCCATACTCGAAACCAGGCCCTTCTCATTCTTTCTGTTATATTCCTCTATTCTCAACCTTACAATGAGATCCTCAAGGGTCATCTCTTTACGTTTGTGTTTGAGATAATTCTTGAACTCTTTCCAAGAAGGTGGCAGTTTTTCTATAAAGGACGCCACTTGGAAAGACTCATTGATCACCATCCCTTCAACATGAAtgtcatggatgattttctggagaTCTTTAATTTGAGAGACAATGGACTTGGAATCCACCATTTTGTAGTCCAAAAATTTGCCCACGACAAATTTCTTCGAACCAGCATCttcagttttatattttttctcaaGTAATTCCCAAAGTTCCTTGGCTGTTTTGCATACTACATAGACATCATACAATGAATCATCTAATGCATTAAGAATATAGTTTCTGCAGAGGAAATCATTATGATTCCAGGCATCTATAGCCGTTAAAGTTTCtgcagaaaaaatattttctccatcTGCAGTAGGTACAGTCTCGCGCAGAACATTAGCCAAATTCAAAGTTGTCAAATAAAACAGCATCTTCTGCTGCCATCTTTTGAAGTCTCCACCCTTAAATTTCTCAGGCTTCTCAGAATGAGATTTAGTTCCCGATTGTTCCATATTGTTCGAagattgttggagaacaatttagaaacaataaaataactgAAATACAGAACC contains the following coding sequences:
- the LOC137742827 gene encoding secreted RxLR effector protein 161-like translates to MKDLGLADVILDVKIKRNQEGYILTQSHYIEATLRKYGHLQSKDEITPFDANSKLKKNRGDAISQREYSQVIGSLMYIMNCTRPDIAYSVSRLSRYTCNPGHDHWEALIRVLRYLKHTMNYGLHYTRYPPMLEGFTDANWISDSNDTKSTSGYVFTLGGAAISWKSSKQTCIARSTMESEFIALDMAGGEAEWLRDFWRMFPYGLNL
- the LOC137742828 gene encoding uncharacterized protein, giving the protein MEQSGTKSHSEKPEKFKGGDFKRWQQKMLFYLTTLNLANVLRETVPTADGENIFSAETLTAIDAWNHNDFLCRNYILNALDDSLYDVYVVCKTAKELWELLEKKYKTEDAGSKKFVVGKFLDYKMVDSKSIVSQIKDLQKIIHDIHVEGMVINESFQVASFIEKLPPSWKEFKNYLKHKRKEMTLEDLIVRLRIEEYNRKNEKGLVSSMEAKANVVEGSSSKQRPKFQKTKKKEKHFVSGAKDTGATRHVYGDRNMFSSYQKIEGNEQLFMGNASASVVAGIGKCVLKFTSGKELTLLDVLHVPDIRKNLVSGPIIISDIHVNTIIESINAIFFEDIFPYKIGKSNLLKKRLHDDVSEVNDEPREHDDGSSSSRVQEKEELEPRRSKRTKIRKDFGPDFVTLLTETEPQSFKEAMSTPEAPFWKDTVNSEIDSIMQNHTWELVDLPPGNKPIGYKWIFKKKLKPDGTIDKYKARLVAKGYRQKHGLDFFDTYSPVTRITSIRLLIAIAALHNMEIHQMDVKTAFLNGDLDEEIYMEQPEGFVVKGQEHKVCKLVKSLYGLKQAPKQ